The Thermococcus sp. genome includes a window with the following:
- a CDS encoding threonine--tRNA ligase, producing the protein MRMLLIHSDYLEYEVKDKALKNPEPIKSEDKKGRLDEVLAVFISVEKADETNPEEVVEKALTEIKDVAGQIKVSRVFVYPFAHLSSELAKPDVALEVLRKIEENLKEEGFEVKRAPFGYYKAFKLSCKGHPLAELSRTIVPTGEVKAEEVPEALKREEELVSYWYILTPEGELIEVDKFDFTGHENLRKFANYEISKSRIADREPPHVRIMLDHELVDYEPGSDPGNLRYYPKGRLIKGLLEQYVTEKVVEYGAMEVETPIMYDFEHPALEKYLNRFPARQYVVKSGDKKFFLRFAACFGQFLIKKDATISYRHLPLRMYELTRYSFRREKSGELSGLRRLRAFTMPDMHTVAKDLKQAMDEFKKQYKLSMEVLRGVGLTPDDYEVAIRFTEDFWNENRDFVVELARIIGKPVLIEMWKQRFFYFILKFEFNFVDNLDKAAALSTVQIDVENAERFGITYYDEEGRERYPLILHCSPSGAIERVMYAVLEKQAKLQAKGVKPMFPLWLSPIQVRVIPVSDEVLDYALYVAGKLEGAKIRVDVDDTGDRLNKKIRKAEKEWIPYVIVVGRNEKEQNTITVRRRSDGKQVEMQLEDLIREIRSQTEGFPYKPRPLPLLLSKRPKFRG; encoded by the coding sequence ATGAGAATGCTTCTGATACACAGCGACTATTTGGAATACGAGGTGAAAGACAAGGCCCTTAAGAATCCCGAGCCGATAAAAAGTGAGGATAAGAAAGGCAGACTCGACGAGGTTCTGGCTGTATTCATAAGCGTTGAGAAGGCCGACGAAACCAACCCGGAAGAGGTCGTTGAAAAGGCTCTCACCGAGATTAAAGACGTCGCCGGCCAGATCAAGGTCAGCAGGGTCTTTGTATATCCCTTCGCGCACCTCAGCAGCGAGCTGGCAAAGCCGGACGTGGCCCTTGAAGTCCTCAGAAAGATCGAGGAGAATCTTAAGGAGGAGGGCTTCGAGGTCAAGCGCGCCCCCTTCGGCTACTACAAGGCATTCAAGCTGAGCTGCAAGGGACACCCGCTCGCTGAGCTAAGCAGGACGATAGTTCCAACTGGGGAGGTAAAGGCAGAGGAAGTTCCGGAGGCCCTAAAGAGGGAGGAGGAACTTGTAAGCTACTGGTACATACTCACTCCAGAGGGGGAGCTCATCGAGGTCGACAAGTTCGACTTCACCGGGCACGAGAACCTCAGGAAGTTCGCCAACTACGAGATAAGCAAGAGCAGGATAGCCGACAGGGAGCCTCCTCACGTCAGGATAATGCTCGACCACGAGCTGGTCGACTACGAGCCCGGAAGCGACCCCGGAAACCTCAGGTACTATCCGAAGGGCAGGCTCATCAAGGGACTGCTCGAACAGTACGTCACCGAGAAGGTCGTCGAGTACGGTGCCATGGAAGTCGAGACCCCGATTATGTACGACTTCGAGCACCCGGCACTTGAGAAATACCTCAACCGCTTCCCGGCCAGACAGTACGTCGTCAAGAGCGGGGACAAGAAGTTCTTCCTCCGCTTTGCTGCGTGCTTCGGCCAGTTCCTCATCAAGAAGGACGCCACGATAAGCTACAGGCACTTACCGCTCAGGATGTACGAGCTTACCCGCTACTCCTTCAGGAGAGAGAAGAGCGGTGAACTTTCAGGTCTCAGGAGGCTCAGGGCCTTCACGATGCCCGATATGCACACGGTAGCTAAAGACCTCAAGCAGGCCATGGACGAGTTCAAGAAGCAGTACAAGCTCAGCATGGAGGTTCTCCGCGGCGTTGGCCTTACCCCGGACGACTACGAGGTTGCCATACGCTTTACGGAGGACTTCTGGAACGAGAACAGGGACTTCGTGGTTGAGCTGGCCAGGATTATAGGCAAGCCCGTCCTCATAGAAATGTGGAAGCAGAGGTTCTTCTACTTCATCCTCAAGTTCGAGTTCAACTTTGTGGACAACCTCGACAAGGCGGCAGCGCTCAGCACCGTCCAGATCGACGTCGAGAACGCCGAGCGCTTTGGAATAACCTACTACGACGAGGAAGGCAGGGAGAGATACCCGCTCATACTCCACTGCTCTCCGAGCGGGGCAATTGAGCGCGTCATGTACGCTGTCCTTGAGAAGCAGGCCAAACTGCAGGCCAAGGGCGTAAAGCCAATGTTCCCGCTCTGGCTCAGTCCGATACAGGTAAGGGTAATCCCGGTCAGCGACGAGGTTCTCGACTACGCGCTCTACGTTGCAGGAAAGTTAGAGGGTGCGAAGATTCGTGTCGACGTTGACGACACCGGAGACAGGCTCAACAAGAAGATAAGGAAGGCGGAGAAGGAGTGGATACCGTACGTCATCGTCGTCGGCAGGAACGAGAAGGAGCAGAACACGATAACCGTCAGAAGAAGGAGCGACGGGAAGCAAGTCGAGATGCAGCTCGAAGACCTAATAAGGGAGATAAGGAGCCAGACCGAGGGATTCCCGTACAAGCCGAGGCCCCTTCCACTTCTCCTGTCAAAGAGGCCCAAGTTCAGGGGCTGA
- a CDS encoding exosome complex RNA-binding protein Csl4: MDEKKGVKNGDLVLPGDYLGVIEEYFPGEGVKEDNGELYAIRAGRVKIDQDRMEISVEPVTDTPPLPQVGDIVIAKVIEVKPQAAIVQLVKIEGRNDREIATSKLAGIHISQVREGYVEGMSNEFKIGDILRARVIANEKSPIQLSTKGHDLGVIYALCSRCRAPLVRRGDRLICPRCGHVETRKLSSFYRKLKV, translated from the coding sequence ATGGATGAAAAGAAAGGCGTGAAAAACGGCGACCTGGTTCTTCCGGGAGACTATCTCGGGGTTATCGAGGAGTACTTTCCCGGTGAGGGCGTTAAGGAGGATAACGGGGAACTCTATGCCATCAGGGCAGGTAGGGTGAAGATAGATCAGGACAGGATGGAAATCAGCGTTGAACCCGTGACCGACACACCGCCCCTTCCGCAGGTTGGAGACATAGTCATAGCCAAGGTCATAGAGGTCAAGCCCCAGGCGGCAATAGTCCAGCTCGTTAAAATAGAGGGGAGGAACGACAGGGAGATAGCCACATCAAAGCTCGCCGGAATCCACATCTCCCAGGTGAGGGAGGGCTACGTGGAGGGAATGTCCAACGAATTCAAGATCGGCGACATCTTAAGGGCCAGGGTTATAGCAAACGAGAAGAGCCCCATACAGCTCTCCACCAAGGGCCATGACCTGGGCGTTATCTATGCCCTCTGTTCCAGGTGCAGGGCACCTTTAGTCCGGCGCGGTGACAGGCTCATCTGCCCCCGTTGCGGTCACGTTGAGACGAGGAAGCTGTCTTCCTTCTACAGAAAACTGAAGGTGTAA
- a CDS encoding DUF2067 family protein: MARAKKVITIHVRDDREKQEFLRELQRLRLPAFIYVHAKLNDLKINVQGTKDDIREAIRKIREIHSRVRAKLYPDRRGLYRYTIDDLLREVGASVSTPILVKTLELLGETVELKEGVLITSMPWEELVSLTGTLGEYLSDISLQTTRQIREVILPVAVLKNLDPMEVIDLLIELNLAEWKEDKFKYELVKNKEQALEILLKHLEGEENED; this comes from the coding sequence ATGGCGAGGGCGAAGAAGGTAATAACCATCCACGTCCGCGACGACAGGGAAAAGCAGGAGTTCCTCAGGGAGCTCCAGAGGCTTCGCCTTCCGGCGTTCATTTACGTCCATGCCAAGCTCAATGACCTCAAGATAAACGTCCAGGGAACGAAGGACGACATCAGGGAGGCGATCCGCAAGATAAGGGAGATACACAGCCGCGTCAGGGCAAAACTGTACCCAGACAGGCGCGGCCTCTACCGCTACACGATAGACGACCTCCTGAGGGAAGTCGGGGCGAGCGTCTCGACTCCAATCCTCGTAAAGACCCTGGAACTGCTCGGCGAAACAGTTGAACTGAAGGAAGGCGTGCTGATAACGTCCATGCCGTGGGAAGAGTTGGTTTCCCTGACCGGAACCCTGGGGGAGTACCTCTCGGACATCTCCCTCCAGACCACCAGACAGATAAGGGAGGTCATCCTACCCGTGGCGGTTCTCAAAAACCTCGACCCCATGGAGGTCATAGACCTGCTCATTGAGCTCAACCTTGCCGAGTGGAAGGAGGATAAGTTTAAATACGAACTGGTGAAGAACAAGGAGCAGGCGCTGGAGATACTGCTCAAGCACTTAGAGGGTGAGGAAAATGAAGATTGA
- a CDS encoding DNA-directed RNA polymerase subunit L, giving the protein MKIEVIKREENVLEFYLEGEDHTFANLLNEVLHENKHVTFAGYTIEHPVLMARKPKFRIVTDGKVTPEKALEEAAQKIFDRARAVLDAWKAAISE; this is encoded by the coding sequence ATGAAGATTGAGGTCATCAAGCGTGAGGAAAACGTCCTTGAGTTCTACCTTGAGGGGGAGGATCACACCTTCGCCAACCTGCTCAACGAGGTGCTCCACGAGAACAAGCACGTGACCTTCGCGGGCTACACCATCGAGCACCCGGTGCTCATGGCCAGGAAGCCGAAGTTCAGGATCGTCACCGACGGCAAGGTAACGCCGGAGAAGGCCCTTGAGGAGGCGGCCCAAAAGATATTCGACAGGGCCAGGGCGGTTCTGGATGCCTGGAAGGCCGCCATAAGTGAGTGA
- a CDS encoding ribonuclease III family protein — MRYGKDFTDKGLAKFGDSLVNFVFSLALSEYLGRPTGERVPNASLSIALELAGLRHVIPPRTDKHGKGDVAEAIFAYAWLEGKITVEEAAKILRGNFTEDVTHFSRRKEAIGKAFAEVFRVIKERLDL; from the coding sequence TTGAGGTACGGGAAGGACTTCACCGACAAGGGTCTGGCAAAGTTCGGGGACTCACTGGTAAACTTCGTCTTCTCCCTTGCCCTGAGTGAGTATCTGGGCAGGCCCACGGGCGAGAGGGTCCCCAATGCGTCGCTGAGCATAGCGCTTGAGCTGGCAGGACTGAGGCATGTTATCCCGCCGAGGACTGACAAGCACGGAAAGGGCGACGTAGCTGAGGCCATATTCGCCTACGCCTGGCTGGAGGGCAAAATAACTGTGGAGGAAGCCGCCAAGATTTTGAGAGGAAACTTCACGGAAGACGTCACGCACTTCTCGCGGAGGAAGGAGGCGATAGGGAAAGCTTTCGCGGAGGTTTTCAGGGTAATAAAGGAGAGGCTGGATCTGTGA
- a CDS encoding sugar phosphate isomerase/epimerase: MEIGVTIYPHFVTKDKTLASVLADVKIKNYDFVSIFPHTLGLIMNGTVIEKKLRNIETTLRGVGIEYIIRMPTSVNLRDHIYYTRHFRVARAIADVAIKLGAKVIVMQSGRTGRLDLEIEAIQQLADMVAPFNIKIALENTFSVKDTLYVVDNVERENVGFALDVAHAFLSAQGDADKLLEDVKLGTEKTVILMIHDNFGKLFPQVEPEDALAYGVGDLHLLPGEGGIPFGKVLKLFGDVPLLLKVKDPEKFAKVPTKQGLIELLTSL, translated from the coding sequence ATGGAGATAGGCGTAACGATTTACCCGCACTTCGTCACCAAGGACAAAACCCTCGCATCCGTTCTGGCCGACGTCAAAATAAAGAACTACGATTTCGTTTCGATATTCCCGCACACCCTCGGGCTCATAATGAACGGGACGGTGATAGAGAAGAAGCTCCGGAACATCGAAACAACGCTCCGCGGCGTCGGCATCGAGTACATAATCAGAATGCCAACATCGGTGAACCTTCGCGACCACATCTATTACACCAGGCACTTTCGCGTTGCAAGGGCAATCGCAGACGTTGCCATAAAACTCGGCGCAAAGGTCATCGTGATGCAGAGCGGGAGGACAGGGAGGCTCGACCTTGAGATAGAGGCCATCCAGCAGCTCGCCGACATGGTGGCCCCATTTAACATAAAGATAGCCCTCGAAAACACTTTCAGCGTCAAGGACACGCTCTACGTGGTTGACAACGTCGAGAGGGAGAACGTCGGCTTCGCCCTCGATGTGGCCCACGCCTTCCTCAGCGCCCAGGGGGATGCGGACAAACTGCTTGAAGACGTCAAGCTCGGGACGGAGAAGACGGTAATACTCATGATACACGACAACTTCGGAAAGCTCTTCCCACAGGTCGAACCGGAGGATGCCCTCGCCTACGGTGTTGGCGACCTTCATCTCCTGCCTGGGGAGGGCGGCATACCCTTTGGAAAGGTTCTCAAGCTCTTTGGAGACGTTCCACTCCTCCTCAAGGTCAAGGACCCAGAAAAGTTCGCAAAGGTCCCGACAAAGCAGGGACTGATAGAGTTACTGACGAGCCTGTGA
- the sppA gene encoding signal peptide peptidase SppA, whose amino-acid sequence MRENIWKYIAAVLILLLAASSVAVVLLYMQNSELRGYKPENVTTTVIVQGPSNVSCNSTAYQLQIDELQRQIDFLKAQLRQQNLPEGNATIAIVPIFGLIDDYTALSVIPTLREIAKNDSIAGVVLWIESPGGYVGPVREIYSTVRKLNLVKPVVAYTGGIAASGGYYIAVGAEKIIADPLAEVGSIGVIYVHYNLQQNYESNGIKVEVFKTGPYKDMGAEWRGLTDEEKVMITEMVDTYFQGFLQAVSSGRGMSINETKEYATGRTWFAMNVTGSLVDETGDLDYAVGVLENILNVTNPRIVIYKGSTPSDFGIFGSTALLLDPRYVSAYIKTG is encoded by the coding sequence ATGAGAGAAAACATTTGGAAGTACATCGCTGCAGTTCTCATACTTCTTCTTGCGGCATCGAGCGTGGCAGTCGTTCTGCTCTACATGCAGAACTCCGAGCTGAGGGGTTATAAGCCCGAAAACGTGACTACAACGGTGATAGTCCAGGGGCCCTCCAACGTGAGCTGCAATTCAACGGCCTACCAGCTTCAGATAGACGAGCTCCAGAGACAGATTGATTTTCTAAAGGCCCAGCTCAGACAGCAGAATCTGCCCGAGGGCAACGCCACTATAGCCATAGTCCCCATTTTCGGCCTCATAGACGACTACACCGCACTCAGCGTGATCCCCACCCTGAGGGAAATAGCCAAGAACGACTCCATAGCGGGTGTTGTCCTCTGGATAGAGAGCCCCGGGGGCTACGTTGGACCGGTGAGGGAGATATACTCCACGGTCCGGAAGCTCAACCTTGTAAAGCCGGTAGTTGCCTACACGGGGGGAATAGCCGCCTCGGGGGGCTACTACATAGCCGTTGGAGCTGAGAAGATAATAGCGGATCCACTCGCCGAGGTCGGGAGCATCGGCGTCATCTACGTCCACTACAACCTCCAGCAGAACTACGAGTCGAACGGAATAAAGGTCGAGGTCTTCAAGACGGGCCCATACAAGGATATGGGCGCCGAATGGCGCGGCCTCACCGATGAGGAGAAGGTCATGATAACCGAGATGGTCGATACGTACTTCCAGGGCTTCCTTCAGGCCGTGAGCAGTGGCAGGGGCATGAGCATCAATGAGACGAAGGAATACGCCACGGGGAGAACGTGGTTCGCCATGAACGTTACCGGGAGCCTGGTTGACGAGACCGGTGACCTGGACTACGCGGTGGGCGTGCTTGAGAATATCCTTAATGTCACCAACCCGAGGATAGTCATCTACAAAGGCTCTACCCCCTCTGATTTCGGCATATTCGGGAGCACTGCCCTGCTCCTCGACCCGAGGTACGTTAGCGCGTACATAAAAACGGGGTGA
- a CDS encoding PH1570 family protein: MLCEEKLEVFENGFEDGKFNLRVEFYGNDARRLLLAVIRELYLPDYGEDYVYPFECAKEFWGIYMDGSEVVTEEFRPNPIKFLNQSVLNRLEKALEETGAPEEVRAGIDFEKAEIHRLKKGLLALGKNFVLDEGAKTLIVFNKPSARELILRYLGMLDGA, from the coding sequence ATGCTCTGCGAGGAGAAGCTTGAGGTGTTTGAGAACGGGTTTGAGGATGGGAAGTTTAACCTCAGGGTTGAGTTCTACGGGAATGATGCCAGGAGGCTTCTCCTTGCAGTGATCAGGGAGCTCTACCTCCCAGACTATGGCGAGGACTACGTTTATCCCTTCGAGTGCGCCAAGGAGTTCTGGGGAATCTACATGGATGGGAGCGAAGTTGTCACAGAAGAGTTCAGGCCCAATCCGATAAAGTTCCTCAACCAGAGCGTCCTCAACAGGCTGGAGAAGGCATTGGAGGAGACCGGTGCACCCGAGGAAGTCAGGGCTGGCATAGACTTCGAGAAGGCGGAGATACACAGGCTTAAGAAAGGTTTATTAGCACTAGGAAAGAACTTCGTCCTTGACGAGGGCGCCAAGACCCTCATAGTCTTCAACAAGCCTTCCGCGAGGGAGCTCATACTCAGGTACCTGGGGATGCTGGATGGAGCTTGA
- a CDS encoding AI-2E family transporter gives MELEAGIWIAVSLIVLYLVWETVSPILSPIILAVTLAYILYPLHERLAKKTGNRASAFIMTAILTVITFLFIIGFALWINDVKSSLAYYINAFFEWLLTWNLPSAVYELLQKLAEDIPKRFEEYVLGYTYSLPKLSLQAIVMVFAFYGMLINARTIRQEVYSLLPPENRELAIKLLEKAGETLHGLLRGWLAISILKGVFTAGGFIIFGLAKPGGAIAAGIFTVIFELLPVFGGWVVWLAGAVYMLNSGNVVGAFVFALYGIVFISPLPDVLLRPRLGTREKGVNALISLVGIFGGYLAFGFVGIIIGPVALSLLATLVEEWKEVKGRSAG, from the coding sequence ATGGAGCTTGAGGCGGGAATCTGGATCGCAGTTTCGCTCATAGTTCTTTACCTCGTATGGGAGACGGTTAGTCCCATCCTTTCTCCCATCATCCTTGCGGTGACGCTCGCCTACATCCTCTATCCCCTCCACGAGAGGCTGGCAAAGAAAACGGGCAACAGGGCCTCGGCCTTCATCATGACCGCGATCCTTACCGTGATAACCTTCCTCTTCATAATCGGCTTTGCCCTCTGGATAAATGACGTCAAGAGCTCGCTCGCGTACTACATCAACGCCTTCTTCGAGTGGCTTCTCACATGGAACCTTCCCAGTGCAGTCTATGAGCTCCTCCAGAAACTCGCCGAAGATATCCCGAAGCGCTTTGAAGAGTACGTTCTCGGCTACACCTATTCCCTGCCCAAGCTCTCCCTCCAGGCGATAGTCATGGTCTTTGCCTTCTACGGCATGCTCATAAACGCCAGGACCATAAGACAGGAGGTGTACTCACTCCTCCCCCCGGAGAACAGGGAGCTGGCAATAAAACTCCTTGAGAAGGCTGGAGAGACACTTCACGGCCTCCTCCGTGGCTGGCTGGCCATCAGCATCCTCAAGGGCGTCTTTACCGCCGGTGGTTTCATTATCTTCGGGCTGGCCAAACCAGGAGGGGCGATAGCCGCTGGGATTTTCACCGTTATCTTTGAGCTCCTTCCAGTTTTTGGGGGCTGGGTTGTCTGGCTTGCCGGGGCGGTTTACATGCTCAACAGCGGAAACGTTGTCGGTGCCTTCGTTTTTGCCCTCTACGGAATCGTCTTTATCTCGCCCCTCCCCGATGTGCTCCTGAGGCCCAGGCTGGGGACGAGGGAGAAGGGCGTTAATGCCCTCATTTCGCTCGTTGGAATCTTCGGTGGCTACCTCGCCTTTGGATTCGTGGGTATCATAATCGGGCCCGTGGCGCTTTCTCTGCTGGCCACGCTCGTCGAAGAATGGAAGGAGGTCAAGGGGAGAAGCGCCGGATGA
- the folP gene encoding dihydropteroate synthase, with the protein MKFAGVDLSEPRIMGVINVSPESFYKGSVRNDEDKLIETAVKMVEEGASFIDIGAKSTAPYLETQIPIEEEIRRAVWAIETIREHVDVPISIDTTSARVAEEALKVGADIINDVTGLKGDPGMAEIAAEYSAPTVVCAHGEVRNLSDPVHTVIDFLQESLVIAEKHGVEDVAVDPAIGFLRPEWPPWYEWDSKVIANLDVLKIFGKPILVGISRKSFIGAITGRKDPAERLPGSLSATAIAVLKGTHIVRTHDVKETLDAVKVAGFIRRFSP; encoded by the coding sequence ATGAAGTTCGCCGGAGTTGACCTAAGTGAGCCGAGGATAATGGGAGTCATCAACGTTTCGCCGGAGAGCTTCTACAAGGGAAGCGTCAGGAACGACGAGGACAAACTGATTGAGACCGCCGTGAAGATGGTGGAGGAGGGAGCTTCCTTCATCGACATCGGCGCCAAATCGACCGCCCCGTATCTTGAGACCCAGATTCCAATCGAGGAGGAGATCAGAAGGGCGGTCTGGGCGATTGAGACCATCCGTGAACACGTCGATGTGCCCATAAGCATAGACACCACCAGCGCGAGGGTGGCTGAGGAGGCTCTTAAAGTCGGCGCCGACATTATAAACGACGTTACCGGCCTGAAGGGGGACCCGGGGATGGCAGAGATCGCGGCTGAATATAGCGCTCCGACGGTGGTCTGCGCCCACGGCGAGGTGAGGAACCTCAGCGACCCGGTTCACACGGTCATAGACTTCCTGCAGGAGAGCCTCGTGATAGCCGAAAAGCACGGGGTTGAGGATGTGGCGGTTGACCCTGCCATAGGCTTCCTCCGCCCTGAGTGGCCGCCCTGGTACGAGTGGGACTCAAAGGTCATAGCCAACCTCGATGTGCTCAAAATCTTCGGAAAGCCCATCCTCGTCGGAATATCGAGGAAATCCTTCATCGGGGCGATAACTGGAAGAAAAGACCCCGCGGAGAGACTGCCCGGAAGCTTATCCGCAACGGCGATAGCTGTCCTAAAGGGAACGCACATCGTCAGGACACACGATGTCAAGGAAACCCTAGACGCGGTCAAGGTCGCCGGCTTCATCCGGCGCTTCTCCCCTTGA
- a CDS encoding beta-ribofuranosylaminobenzene 5'-phosphate synthase family protein, which produces MIIRTPRRLHLGLIDPSATFGRRFGSLGVALDGGYEVKIVEGETMEIIAEGEDRKTIEFAIKRMNSTYETGINYIVEVRKAIPRHVGLGSTTQLSLAVAKGVARLKNLNASVEELARVLGRGKNGGAGIYSFAYGGFVIDGGVKDDIPPLIFRADFPEEWAFLLVIPELKPGLDEEEEKPVMAEVVGRADVAMEISHRILLGLLPALKERDIRTFGEHLSAIQRLVGKHFEPYQGGEFREDVTLILDFLAEKTYGHGQSSWGPTVYGLIFKRDFQRLSGETHDYLREHGIRARVELGLPNNTGVEVIGESAFLERLIKSVGG; this is translated from the coding sequence GTGATAATCCGCACTCCGAGGAGGCTTCATCTGGGTCTCATTGATCCCTCAGCCACCTTTGGAAGGCGTTTTGGGAGCCTCGGCGTTGCCCTGGATGGCGGCTACGAGGTCAAAATCGTTGAAGGCGAGACAATGGAGATAATCGCCGAGGGTGAGGACAGAAAAACCATCGAGTTCGCCATAAAGAGGATGAACTCCACCTACGAGACCGGGATCAACTACATCGTCGAGGTTAGAAAGGCCATTCCCCGACACGTCGGCCTCGGCTCCACAACCCAGCTCAGTCTGGCGGTCGCGAAGGGAGTAGCGAGGCTCAAAAACCTGAACGCCTCGGTTGAGGAGCTGGCAAGGGTTCTCGGTAGGGGGAAGAACGGAGGCGCCGGAATCTACTCCTTCGCCTACGGCGGTTTCGTTATAGACGGCGGCGTCAAGGATGATATTCCTCCGCTGATATTCCGTGCGGACTTTCCGGAGGAGTGGGCTTTTCTGCTGGTTATTCCGGAGCTGAAACCGGGCCTTGACGAGGAGGAGGAAAAGCCCGTGATGGCGGAGGTCGTTGGAAGGGCGGACGTTGCTATGGAGATAAGCCACAGAATTCTGCTCGGCCTCCTGCCTGCCCTGAAGGAGAGGGACATAAGAACCTTCGGGGAGCACCTCTCCGCGATACAGAGGCTCGTGGGAAAGCACTTCGAGCCGTACCAGGGCGGCGAGTTCAGGGAGGATGTGACGCTTATACTCGACTTTCTGGCAGAGAAGACCTACGGCCACGGCCAGAGCTCTTGGGGGCCAACAGTCTACGGGCTGATATTCAAGCGGGACTTCCAGAGGCTCAGCGGCGAGACCCACGACTACCTGCGGGAGCACGGGATAAGGGCGAGGGTCGAGCTCGGTCTTCCGAACAACACAGGGGTGGAGGTAATAGGTGAGAGCGCCTTCCTTGAGAGGCTGATAAAATCAGTGGGTGGTTAG
- a CDS encoding N-glycosylase/DNA lyase, with the protein MTLDRFIRVKYKVNEEKVEVLRGILSGLGIDCARTIEERVDLQFDALQNLHGSLRDDELFIKLVIANSLVSYQLTAKGERWWWEFSRYFSENPPGESISEAYSRFLPNSRTNRRLVAGKVKRLERVEPFLGSLSLDRLRKYYFSGMERLRDELAKTFGSKRSAKTVVFAVKMFGYAGRIAFREFVPYPMAIEIPDDVRINAYTKRFTNEPPVVFWNRIAGETGIPPLHIDSMLWPVLGGDEEVLRRLKKHCPEWEDVLKLASL; encoded by the coding sequence TTGACTCTGGATAGGTTCATCAGGGTAAAATACAAGGTCAACGAGGAAAAGGTTGAGGTTCTCAGGGGTATTCTAAGCGGACTTGGCATCGACTGCGCCAGAACCATAGAGGAAAGGGTTGACCTCCAGTTCGATGCACTCCAAAACCTCCACGGCAGTCTGAGAGACGATGAGCTGTTCATCAAGCTGGTCATAGCGAACTCCCTCGTGAGCTATCAGCTGACGGCAAAGGGCGAACGGTGGTGGTGGGAGTTCTCAAGGTACTTTTCGGAAAATCCGCCCGGGGAGAGCATCTCGGAAGCATACTCCCGCTTTCTGCCGAACTCCAGAACCAACAGGAGGCTTGTTGCGGGGAAGGTTAAAAGACTGGAAAGGGTAGAGCCTTTCCTCGGCTCACTATCGCTCGACCGCCTGAGGAAATACTACTTTAGCGGCATGGAGCGCCTGCGCGATGAGCTTGCGAAGACCTTCGGCTCGAAGAGAAGCGCCAAGACGGTAGTGTTCGCCGTCAAGATGTTCGGCTACGCGGGCAGGATAGCCTTCCGCGAATTCGTGCCGTATCCAATGGCCATCGAGATACCCGACGACGTGAGGATAAACGCCTACACCAAGAGGTTCACGAACGAGCCGCCGGTGGTCTTCTGGAACAGAATTGCGGGAGAAACCGGGATTCCGCCTCTCCATATAGATTCCATGCTCTGGCCCGTTCTCGGGGGGGATGAGGAAGTTCTCAGGCGGTTGAAGAAACACTGTCCAGAATGGGAGGATGTTTTGAAGCTGGCCTCCCTTTGA